The genomic segment ATGCATGGCAAATTTGTTAGTCAAGTATAACACCCTATGAACTATATACAGATATTGCCAGAAGCTTTCTCTATTGTTTCCTCGTTAATACTGCTGCTGCTTGGGATTGTACTTAATCGTCGTACTATTAACCTGCTAGCACTTGTCTGCACAGTAATCACCTTGATTATTTTAATTTTTTTAACAGGAAATAATGAAGTTTTTCCCTTTAATGCATTATTAAAGCTCAATTTATATATCAGATCAGCCCAAGGATTGATCCTTACTGCGGGAATTTTAGTACTTTTGCTGCTGAATTTATCAAAATATGACTACAAATATGAATTTTCAATACTGATTCTTTTTGCGCTGTTTGGCATGATAACCTTAGTTTCGGCAAATAATTTAATCTCCTTTTATTTAGCTTTTGAATTGATGAGTATATCTTTGTATGTCCTCGCGAGCTTTAATAAAGATTCAGCTTATTCATGTGAAGCAGGGGTAAAATATTTTACACTCAGTGCGTTATCTTCCTGCATTATGCTGTATGGAATGTCGTTGCTTTATGGATATACGGGACTAATCAATTTTTCTGAGATGAGTTTATTCCTACAAAACCATCAGGTAACTTATGGAATAGTTTTTGGGTTAGTCTTTATCCTTATTGGTTTGTGTTTCAAGCTTGCTATTGCTCCTTTTCATATGTGGGCTCTAGATGTTTATCAAGGTGCACCTACCATAGTAACTGTGTTTTTTTCTACAGTCCCAAAGGCTGCACTTGTAACATTTTTAATTCGGTTTTTTATGGATGATGAGTTAGAAGATGTAGAAAAGTACATTCAACCTGTTCTTTTATATGTTTCAGCATTATCCGTACTTATCTCAGCTTTTGGGGCTTTGCGCCAAAAAAACCTAAAAAGGCTTCTAGCTTACAGTTCAATTGGTCATGTTGGCTTCATATTTGCTTCGCTTTCTATCTTTACACGGATGGGAACGGATAGTTCCTTGATATATTTGGTGATATATATTATTACAAGTATAGGATTGTTTTCGTATTTCATACAAATTGACGACGATGATTGCAATATTGCAAATTTATCCGGTATAGGGAAAAAACACCCAGTTTTAGCATTTCATCTTTCTGTACTATTGCTTTCAATGTTGGGAATACCGCCACTTGCAGGATTTTTTGCTAAACTTTTTATATTTAAAAGCTTAATAAAGTCTGGCTTTATTAGTATGTCTTTGATTCTTGTGATAGCAAGCATTATATCATCTTACTACTATCTAAATATCATAAAAGCTATGTATTTTGATAAGGCTAGTGGTAATAAAATTGCTTGTTCTAAAGGTCTGTTCATTATTACTTCATTGGCCTCATTAATTAACATTGTTCTTTTTATATATGTAGAAGACTTATATTCATTAATTCATTTAGTAACTAAAAGGTTATAAAGTGATCCCTAAAACGTTTAAGGGCTTTCATATTCATTATTACAAAGAAGTTTCAAGCACTAATGAAGAGGCGTTAGATTTAATTAGGAGAGGAATATCAAATGAAACCGTTATCATTTCTGATAAACAAACAGAGGGTAGAGGACGCACTGGAAAAAATTGGGTTTCCCCAGAAGGTAATTTTTATGCGAGTTTGGTAGTAAACCTCTTTAACGATTATCTAAGCCAGCTTTCGGTGTCATTCCAGCGTGTAACGCTGGAATCTAGAAAAAAAGAACCAGTGTCAAGCACTGGGATGACATCAGAGGGCATTGGGATGAAAGAAAAGGGTTTAGTGAATAACATTGCGGATGTCAGCAAATTAACAGAGTTGACCTTCGTTACTGCTCTTGCTGTTGGTAACACATTACTATCATTTATAAGTAATAGCAATGTTCAATATAAGTGGCCAAATGATGTTTTTGTTGATGGTAAAAAAATAAGTGGAATACTGCTTGAAAGAAAATCTAATTCAAATTGGTTAGTTATAGGAATTGGAATTAACATTAGTCATGCACCAATGCCAGGAACAACATGCATTAGTAAGCTTTTCTTATCACCTGTCATCCAAACCGGAATCCAGGTGCAGACTCCAGCGTCATGTGCTGGAATGACACTGCAGAACACGGATTTATTAAAAGAATTAATAATAAACTTTAATAAGTTAAGAAAGCAGTGGATATTTGATGGGTTTTATGCTATACGAGAGATGTGGTTGCAAAGAGCATTCAAGATGAACAAGCAAATCAGCGTAAAGTTAGCTGATAAATTGCATGAAGGGATTTTTATTGATATAGATAAAAGTGGTAGGTTGGTGTTGCAGCAAGAAGACGGAGGCTTAATTTACTTTGATGCAGGTGAGTTATTTACTGATAATACACTATGAATACATATGTAATTTTTGCTTACCTTATTAGTTTTGTGTTGATTGCTGGAGAGCTGATTTTTACCATTTCTTGCTATGTCAAGAGTAAAAAAATTTTAGAAGGCTTGAAAAATAATAGTGAAGAAGAAACATAAGCGATTACTTATAGCTTCGGGAATTTTCTTCTTTTTAAATTGTGTGGTCTTTTTTATTTTAACAACACTCAAAGAAAATATCTCATTTTTTTATACAATAAGTGAAGCGATGGTTTTGCCAAATAATCAAAAGCCAGTCCGTATCGGTGGAATGGTTGTTGAAAATAGTGTGGTACATAACGAAAGTGAAGTAATTTTTCACATGACAGATTTTAACAAGAGCGTTGTGGTAAAATATCAGGGAATACTTCCACCAATGTTCTCGGAAAAGAGCGGTGTTGTTGTGCAAGGTAAAATACTCAACAACGGCATCTTTTTAGCAGATACAGTGTTTGCAAAACATGATGAGAATTATATGCCTCGGAAGTAGAGACTAAAGTAAAAAATTTTATTACTTTGTATGTATGCAGCGAATAAATTTTTTTATATACTCGTTCTTAGTATTTTTTATTTCCTGAACAGTTCCGTGGGAAATAATGCTTCCTTCGTATAATACTGCTATCTTATCAGCTATTTTAAATGCGCTATGAATGTCGTGTGTGATCGTAATAATTGTAGGATTAAGATCTTTAGATAACTTTATTATTATTTCGTTCACTATGTCTGACATAATTGGATCTAATCCTGAAGTTGGCTCATCCAGTATAATGATTTCTGGATTATGTGCAATTGCCCTGGCAAGTGCTACTCTTTTCTTCATACCACCCGACAGTTCTATCGGAAACATATCTGCTATGTTCTCTTCCAATCCCACGTCATTTAACTTTTCAATTGCTAATTGCTTTGCCTCTTTTTTATTAATATTGAAGCGTTTTTTATAGTTAAAAGATATATTCTCCCATACCGTAACATAGTCAAATAAAGCAGAATTTTGAAATAAAACCCCAAATTTATTTTTACTTTTGCTATTTATTTTAACAGACCCTGAGTCTGGTGACAGCAAGCCAATAATTGTTTTTGTTAATACGGATTTGCCACTTCCTGAACCACCAAGTATGACTAATGATTCCCCTTTTAATATATCAAAATTTAAATCTTTTAATATTGTTCTATCATTAAAAGATAAGCTTAAGTTTGATATTGATATTATAGGACTACGCATAGACCAGGGTAATCATATAGTTTGCTAAAATGATTAATATAGAGGATGAAACAACAGTTGATGTTGTAGCAATACCAACTCCTCGTGCACCTTCTCGACAGTAATACCCATAATAGCAACTTGAAACGGAAATTACAGCACCAAACGCAGTTGCTTTTACTAGCCCAGTGGTAAAGTCATACATATTAAAGAGCTGAGCTGTGTATTTAATATATATATTAAAATTGTGGTGAAATTCAAAAACCGCAGTGATACATCCTCCGAACATTCCTATAAGATCTGCACACACTGTGAGTATTGGAAATACTATAATTGATGCTAAAACCCTTGGCACAATTAAGTATTTGAAAGGATTGATATTCAAGGTTGTAAGAGCGTCTATCTGCTCAGTGATGCGCATTGTGCCAATTTCTGCTGCAATTGACGACCCAACCTTTCCTACCATTATTAAACTGATCAAAACTGGCCCTAACTCTTTAATGATAGTTACCGTGACAAGTTTAGGTATTATCTGTTCTTGATTGATCAATGGGCCACTTAAGCTACTTTGTAAGACTATCACTGCTCCTATGAAAACCCCGGTGAGTCCAACAATTGGCAAAGAAAGAAAACCTATCTCTATAATTTGTCTTGCTACGTTGCTCAAATAATATGGTGGTACGAAGCAATGATATAGAGATTGAATAAAAAATATGAATGCACTACCAAGCCTCAACAGAAAGTTGATAAAGCACCTACCGATTATTCTAATACTATCTATATCCAAAAAGCCCACTTTGCATTTATCTTAGCTAAAAATTAGTTTTACTTACTTTATTAAAATTTTTATTAACTTCACCGCAGAGTATAACCAAGATATGTCTTAAGTTCAATACACTTTGATTAAAGTACTTTGGTTTAAAGCTCATAGGACTCAATTGCACAAGCAAATCTTACTTATTTTACTATCCCTGTTTACTTCTTGTAAAAAACATGGTACTAATAAATTGAGTATTTTTAAAGAGACTAAAGTGGCAGTTCCAAAAAGAAAAAAGTCGAAATCAAGGCGTAATATGCATCGGTCTCATCATGCTATTGAGCCTAAAAATATTGTGGTATGTACGACAACTGGGGAATTCATGTTGCCCCACAATATAGCAGTTGACGGCAGTTACAAAGGAAAACGGGTTTTCATTAAACAACAGACAGAATAACTGTCATGATATGCTACCTACGGTCAACAATAACATAGTCATTGCGCTTGATGCTATGGGAGGTGATTTTGCACCTCTCTCAGTGATTCAGGGTGCTAGTTTTTTTTTAGATAACCTTGTTGACCCGGGTATTAAAGTTTTTTTTCATATTTATGGGGATCAGAAAGAAGTATCTCCTTTGCTTGCAAAATACAAGAAAGTAGGTAGTAATTCTGAGTTTATCCACTGCTCTGACAATGTTCTTGCGAATGATAAACCATCTTTTGCACTGAGGCATCGTAAAGATTCAAGTATGAAAGCTGCCATTGAGGCAGTGAAGAAAGGTAAAGCTTCTGGAGTAGTGTCCTCTGGCAACACAGGGGCATTGATGGCGATTTCTAGATTTATTTTGGGGACATTACCAAATATTTATCGTCCTGCTATTGTATCTGCTTTGCCAAGTAAAACAAAAAGCTTTGTACTGCTTGACCTTGGTGCGAATGTTGATTGTAATGCTGACTCATTATTTCAATTTGCATTAATGGGGAATATATTTGCAAAGATAGCATTAAAAGTTGATAATCCTGAGGTTGCTTTGTTAAATATTGGTACAGAAGAAATTAAAGGCACTGACTCGGTGCGAGGAGCTTTTGAATTGCTCAGAAATGTTCAAGGCATTAATTTCAAAGGGTACATAGAGGCAAGTGAATTTTTAGAGGGTAATATAGATGTAATTGTTGCTGATGGTTTTGTTGGTAACGTAATGCTCAAAACAGCGGAGGCAACTGCTAGTACTTTTATCAGTCTAATGAAGCAAGAAGTATTAAACTCATGGATGGCAAAAATACTTGTTGGTGTATTATTGAAATCTAAGCTAAAGAGAGTGTTAGCACGTTTTAATCCTAAAGTTAGAAATGGAGCTATGTTTTTGGGGCTAAATGGTATCGTTGTTAAAAGTCATGGGAATTCTGATGCTATTTCTTTTGCCCATGCTATAAAATTTGCAGTAAATGCAATTAGTGAAAATTTAAACCAGATGATAATTAGTGAGGTAAGTAACATTGAATAGGAGTTTTATATTAAGCACTGGATCTTACCTACCAAAAAAGACGTTGAATAACGACGAAATTGCACTAACAGTTGAAACGAGTGATGAATGGATTAGACAGAGAACAGGAATAACTCAAAGGCATATAGCAGATGAAGGAGAACTAACGTCAGATCTAGCTGTTAATGCGGCGAAGAATGCTATAGAAAAAGCTCAAATTTCAGTAGATGAAATTGATTTAATCATAATTGCAACAACAACACCTGATAAAACTTTACCTAGTTGTGCAACGATTGTACAAAATAAGTTAAAATGTAAAAATGCATTTTCTTTTGATGTTCAAGCTGCATGCTCTGGTTTCGTATATGCAATTACAGTTGCTGATTCACTCATAAAATCTAACAGTAGAATTAAATACGCGTTAGTTATAGGTGCTGAAATAATGTCTAGAGTTGTTGATTGGAAAGATAGGTCAACTTGTGTACTCTTTGGTGATGGTGCTGGTGCAATGGTAATAAAATCCGCAGCACAGTCTAATGAAATAACAGAAAATTCCATGAAGGGTATAATATCAGCTAACCTATATTCTGATGGCAATGTAGACGTATTGTGTACAAATGGGGGGATATCTTCAACTGGTGATTCTGGAAAAATACATATGAATGGCAGAGAAGTGTTTAAGCACGCAGTGGATAAATTAACAGCTTCAGTAGAGGAAACATTAGAATGCAATAACTTGAAAATTACTGATATTGATTGGCTAGTTCCCCACCAAGCAAATATTCGTATTATTGAAGCAGTAGTCAAGAAATTAAACCTTCCTATGGAAAAGGTAATTAATACAGTTGACCGACACGCAAACACTTCAGCAGCATCGATTCCATTAGCATTTGATTATGCAATACAGAAATCAAAAGTAAAACCAGGAAGCCTTGGGCTACTGATTGCAATAGGCGCAGGTCTAACCTGGGGTTCTGTATTGCTAAGATACTAATAATTCCAACTGTTACTACTTATTACTCTCGATCTTTTCTATCAATTGCTTGACCAAGCCTCTCAGTTTTTTACTGGATCTATCTAGCTCTTGGATCTGCGAGCTATCCTTTTTCATGAGCTCTTTATAATTACCTTTTATGTAGTCAGCCATTTCCTTCATCTGAGTAATCATCTTGTTAATATCCATACTGCCCAAATTAGGTATCATGTCAGGCATAGACCCGTCTAACATACCACCATCCATAAGCTGCTGAGACATTTGCATAAATGGTTTTAAGGTCTGATTAAGTAACTCAGGATCCTTAGCTAATTTTTCTATTTGCTCTTTGCAAGTATCCATATACTGCTTCATAAATTCATCTTCTTGCACTTTGTCTGTCATAATTACACCTATTTAAAAATATGCATTCTCTATTATATATTGTTTTTAAGTTAAACACAATACACAAAATACTCATCACAACTGTATTTATACTTTTCAAATGGTCAAAACCCCCTTCTTTGCTTATAAAGGGTCACATGCTTTCTTTAACCACTTTTTATCTTTGATGCTATTTTCTAAATTCGTATAGACAAATCGATGATAGCTGTTTATCCATTCAATTTCATCTTTAGTGAGCATCTGTACGTCTATTAGTCTTCTATCGTATGGAATGCAGGTCAGTTGTTTAAAGTTTAAAAAGTCATTTTCTTGCCTATCAACATACATCAGATTTTCAATCCTGATTCCATACTTTTCCGGAATGTAATAGCCAGGTTCATTGGATAGTATCATTCCTGGCATGAGTTTTACTTTGTTTCCTTGTGATATTGCTTGCGGCCCTTCGTGTACCGAGAGGTAGCTTCCTACTCCATGCCCTGTACCATGCATATAATCCATTCCAAATTTCCACAAGTGAGTGCGTGCTAATATATCCAATGCTCCACCAGTAGTGCCGAGAGGAAAGACGGCATTTGCTACAGCAATGTGGGCTTTAAGTACTATTGTATAGTGGGTTATTTGCTCATTGGTTGGATTGCCAATTGCTACAGTTCTTGTAACATCAGTTGTACCATCAAGATATTGGCCACCAGAGTCGATCAAATATAGCCCATCTTTCTGAATTACTTTATTAGTTTTACTACTTGCACGGTAATGAATAATTGCTCCATTCTCATTAAATGCGGAAATTGTTGGAAAACTTGGTTGCTTAAACAGATCCTGCTCTTTTCTGAATTCTAAGAGTTTCTCTTCAGCATTAAGTTCAGTGGTTCCATTGCCAATATTATTTTCAAGCCAACATAGAAAATTTGTGACTGCTGCTCCATCTCTGATATGTGCATTTATAGCCCCAGCTATTTCAACTTGATTTTTCACTGCTTTATGGATTAAACAAGGATCCCCTCTTTCAACTACCTGCTTATTTTGTATTACAGTCATAATACTCATTGGAGTTGTGCTTGGATCTATCATTATCGAAGCTAGCTTACACAGCAAACTTTCTAGCTTACTAATGTCAAAAGTATTTACATGGTTATCCAAATTTGCCTGTACAGTAGAGTGTTCTTTATCTTGAACGAACAAATCAACATTGCCATTCTTATATAATATAGCACGGCCTAATATGCATGGAGTATATTTAGCATTTTCATTCCTTAGATTTAATAGCCATGAAATTGAATTTGGATCAGTTAAAAGCACTGCTTCGGCTTCTTTATCTATGCTTTTAACTACTTTTTCACATTTACTCTTACTACCTTCACCGGATGCATGCGAAACTATCATTTGTTCTCTACGGCTAATTTCTTTTTTAATTGAATATGGTACTAATTTACAAATATTTTCATATTTTCTTATTTCTTTTACGGTAAAATATTGCAAATAATAACTTAGTGAGGTGGTCAATGTTAAGTTTGCTTTTACCCATTCGCGTGGATCCTCTTCTTGTATATTATATACTTGAAAACTGCCCTGATCGAGCTGATTGCGAGCTTGTGTG from the Candidatus Wolbachia massiliensis genome contains:
- a CDS encoding aminopeptidase P family protein codes for the protein MSKLEEFRSFMREINVDAFMLHTKDEYLNEYSEELTRLCGFTGTNGLLIVTKNNKCPFFTDGRYITQARNQLDQGSFQVYNIQEEDPREWVKANLTLTTSLSYYLQYFTVKEIRKYENICKLVPYSIKKEISRREQMIVSHASGEGSKSKCEKVVKSIDKEAEAVLLTDPNSISWLLNLRNENAKYTPCILGRAILYKNGNVDLFVQDKEHSTVQANLDNHVNTFDISKLESLLCKLASIMIDPSTTPMSIMTVIQNKQVVERGDPCLIHKAVKNQVEIAGAINAHIRDGAAVTNFLCWLENNIGNGTTELNAEEKLLEFRKEQDLFKQPSFPTISAFNENGAIIHYRASSKTNKVIQKDGLYLIDSGGQYLDGTTDVTRTVAIGNPTNEQITHYTIVLKAHIAVANAVFPLGTTGGALDILARTHLWKFGMDYMHGTGHGVGSYLSVHEGPQAISQGNKVKLMPGMILSNEPGYYIPEKYGIRIENLMYVDRQENDFLNFKQLTCIPYDRRLIDVQMLTKDEIEWINSYHRFVYTNLENSIKDKKWLKKACDPL
- a CDS encoding MlaE family ABC transporter permease produces the protein MGFLDIDSIRIIGRCFINFLLRLGSAFIFFIQSLYHCFVPPYYLSNVARQIIEIGFLSLPIVGLTGVFIGAVIVLQSSLSGPLINQEQIIPKLVTVTIIKELGPVLISLIMVGKVGSSIAAEIGTMRITEQIDALTTLNINPFKYLIVPRVLASIIVFPILTVCADLIGMFGGCITAVFEFHHNFNIYIKYTAQLFNMYDFTTGLVKATAFGAVISVSSCYYGYYCREGARGVGIATTSTVVSSSILIILANYMITLVYA
- a CDS encoding NADH-quinone oxidoreductase subunit N — its product is MNYIQILPEAFSIVSSLILLLLGIVLNRRTINLLALVCTVITLIILIFLTGNNEVFPFNALLKLNLYIRSAQGLILTAGILVLLLLNLSKYDYKYEFSILILFALFGMITLVSANNLISFYLAFELMSISLYVLASFNKDSAYSCEAGVKYFTLSALSSCIMLYGMSLLYGYTGLINFSEMSLFLQNHQVTYGIVFGLVFILIGLCFKLAIAPFHMWALDVYQGAPTIVTVFFSTVPKAALVTFLIRFFMDDELEDVEKYIQPVLLYVSALSVLISAFGALRQKNLKRLLAYSSIGHVGFIFASLSIFTRMGTDSSLIYLVIYIITSIGLFSYFIQIDDDDCNIANLSGIGKKHPVLAFHLSVLLLSMLGIPPLAGFFAKLFIFKSLIKSGFISMSLILVIASIISSYYYLNIIKAMYFDKASGNKIACSKGLFIITSLASLINIVLFIYVEDLYSLIHLVTKRL
- a CDS encoding beta-ketoacyl-ACP synthase III, encoding MNRSFILSTGSYLPKKTLNNDEIALTVETSDEWIRQRTGITQRHIADEGELTSDLAVNAAKNAIEKAQISVDEIDLIIIATTTPDKTLPSCATIVQNKLKCKNAFSFDVQAACSGFVYAITVADSLIKSNSRIKYALVIGAEIMSRVVDWKDRSTCVLFGDGAGAMVIKSAAQSNEITENSMKGIISANLYSDGNVDVLCTNGGISSTGDSGKIHMNGREVFKHAVDKLTASVEETLECNNLKITDIDWLVPHQANIRIIEAVVKKLNLPMEKVINTVDRHANTSAASIPLAFDYAIQKSKVKPGSLGLLIAIGAGLTWGSVLLRY
- the rpmF gene encoding 50S ribosomal protein L32, giving the protein MAVPKRKKSKSRRNMHRSHHAIEPKNIVVCTTTGEFMLPHNIAVDGSYKGKRVFIKQQTE
- the plsX gene encoding phosphate acyltransferase PlsX, coding for MLPTVNNNIVIALDAMGGDFAPLSVIQGASFFLDNLVDPGIKVFFHIYGDQKEVSPLLAKYKKVGSNSEFIHCSDNVLANDKPSFALRHRKDSSMKAAIEAVKKGKASGVVSSGNTGALMAISRFILGTLPNIYRPAIVSALPSKTKSFVLLDLGANVDCNADSLFQFALMGNIFAKIALKVDNPEVALLNIGTEEIKGTDSVRGAFELLRNVQGINFKGYIEASEFLEGNIDVIVADGFVGNVMLKTAEATASTFISLMKQEVLNSWMAKILVGVLLKSKLKRVLARFNPKVRNGAMFLGLNGIVVKSHGNSDAISFAHAIKFAVNAISENLNQMIISEVSNIE
- the ccmE gene encoding cytochrome c maturation protein CcmE, which gives rise to MKKKHKRLLIASGIFFFLNCVVFFILTTLKENISFFYTISEAMVLPNNQKPVRIGGMVVENSVVHNESEVIFHMTDFNKSVVVKYQGILPPMFSEKSGVVVQGKILNNGIFLADTVFAKHDENYMPRK
- a CDS encoding ABC transporter ATP-binding protein — its product is MRSPIISISNLSLSFNDRTILKDLNFDILKGESLVILGGSGSGKSVLTKTIIGLLSPDSGSVKINSKSKNKFGVLFQNSALFDYVTVWENISFNYKKRFNINKKEAKQLAIEKLNDVGLEENIADMFPIELSGGMKKRVALARAIAHNPEIIILDEPTSGLDPIMSDIVNEIIIKLSKDLNPTIITITHDIHSAFKIADKIAVLYEGSIISHGTVQEIKNTKNEYIKKFIRCIHTK
- a CDS encoding biotin--[acetyl-CoA-carboxylase] ligase, producing the protein MIPKTFKGFHIHYYKEVSSTNEEALDLIRRGISNETVIISDKQTEGRGRTGKNWVSPEGNFYASLVVNLFNDYLSQLSVSFQRVTLESRKKEPVSSTGMTSEGIGMKEKGLVNNIADVSKLTELTFVTALAVGNTLLSFISNSNVQYKWPNDVFVDGKKISGILLERKSNSNWLVIGIGINISHAPMPGTTCISKLFLSPVIQTGIQVQTPASCAGMTLQNTDLLKELIINFNKLRKQWIFDGFYAIREMWLQRAFKMNKQISVKLADKLHEGIFIDIDKSGRLVLQQEDGGLIYFDAGELFTDNTL